A stretch of Brassica rapa cultivar Chiifu-401-42 chromosome A08, CAAS_Brap_v3.01, whole genome shotgun sequence DNA encodes these proteins:
- the LOC108869321 gene encoding uncharacterized protein LOC108869321, whose protein sequence is MRRETQFITWYQSIKAPETRFFSFFSLISSSLAISLYSIHHLHLLFSSLFMAALNAQPVERAFGVTNIKTHIPLTLDLEDHNYDAWRELLLMHCLAFDVLGHIDGTAVPANDDDTPWKKRDGLVKLWLYGTLAEPLFRSIFKTDGTARDIWLRIENQFRNNKEARALQLDHDLRTTEIGDESVHDYCQKLKSISDLLENLDAPVANRTLVMYLLNGLNEKYDNIINVIKHKDPFPSFDNAKSMLLNEETRLKRGTKAPVSNNTPSSSTVLTATTDKPQLNHPRRNRKQNNRGRGRSGFGNQRPWSNNWAPNWNQPWQQPLFPGAMMQWPQYPTPWTQPAARGLLGPAPQRPEQAHVANTQPQLTTDFAQAFNTMTLGDPGAAFATMFCFWIITLTSYGFIPYDASLKFSQNLLTLLLL, encoded by the coding sequence ATGAGAAGGGAAACTCAGTTtataacatggtatcagagcatcaaAGCTCCTGAGACCcgattcttttctttcttctctttaatctcttcttctctcgCTATATCTCTCTACTCTATTCATCAcctccatcttctcttctcaTCTCTTTTCATGGCTGCTCTAAACGCTCAACCCGTTGAAAGAGCGTTCGGGGTTACAAACATTAAAACCCACATTCCCTTGACTCTAGATCTTGAAGATCACAACTATGATGCTTGGCGCGAACTCCTTCTCATGCACTGCCTTGCGTTTGACGTATTGGGACACATAGACGGCACCGCCGTCCCTGCTAATGATGACGATACACCCTGGAAGAAACGAGACGGGTTGGTCAAACTCTGGCTCTACGGCACTCTTGCTGAACCTCTGTTTCGCAGCATATTCAAAACCGACGGCACTGCACGAGACATATGGCTTCGCATTGAAAACCAGTTCAGGAACAACAAAGAGGCTCGCGCCCTGCAACTTGATCATGACTTGCGTACTACCGAAATTGGAGATGAATCAGTGCATGACTACTGTCAGAAGCTGAAATCAATCTCCGATCTCTTGGAAAATCTCGATGCTCCAGTGGCAAATCGCACTCTCGTCATGTATCTCCTGAATGGACTGAACGAGAAATATGACAACATCATCAATGTCATCAAGCACAAGGATCCGTTCCCCTCATTTGATAACGCAAAATCAATGCTTCTTAATGAAGAAACACGTCTCAAAAGAGGAACCAAAGCCCCAGTAAGCAACAACACACCATCATCATCCACTGTTCTGACGGCAACAACGGACAAACCGCAATTAAATCACCCAAGAAGAAACCGCAAACAGAACAATAGGGGTCGTGGTCGCTCAGGCTTTGGAAATCAACGTCCTTGGAGCAACAACTGGGCGCCAAACTGGAATCAGCCTTGGCAACAACCGTTATTCCCAGGAGCCATGATGCAGTGGCCACAATATCCGACGCCTTGGACTCAACCTGCTGCAAGAGGGCTTCTAGGACCAGCACCACAACGACCAGAACAAGCGCATGTTGCCAACACTCAGCCTCAACTTACCACTGATTTCGCTCAGGCCTTCAACACTATGACTCTAGGCGATCCAGGAGCGGCATTCGCTACTATGTTCTGTTTTTGGATCATTACTCTCACTTCGTATGGATTTATCCCTTACGACGCAAGTCTGAAGTTTTCACAAAATTTACTCACTTTGCTTCTTTTGTGA
- the LOC103834368 gene encoding aquaporin PIP2-7 produces the protein MSKEVSEEGHTQSHGKDYVDPPPAPFLDMGELKSWSFYRALIAEFIATLLFLYVTVATVIGHKKQTGPCDGVGLLGIAWAFGGMIFVLVYCTAGISGGHINPAVTFGLFLARKVSLVRAVGYMIAQCLGAICGVGFVKAFMKTPYNTLGGGANTVAPGYSKGTALGAEIIGTFVLVYTVFSATDPKRSARDSHIPVLAPLPIGFAVFMVHLATIPITGTGINPARSFGAAVIYNNEKAWDDHWIFWVGPFVGALAAAAYHQYILRAAAVKALASFRSSATN, from the exons atgtcGAAAGAAGTGAGCGAAGAGGGACACACTCAAAGCCATGGAAAAGACTACGTTGATCCTCCCCCAGCTCCGTTCCTCGACATGGGGGAGCTCAAGTCCTGGTCTTTCTACAGGGCCCTCATCGCCGAGTTCATCGCCACGCTCCTCTTCCTCTACGTCACCGTAGCCACCGTCATCGGCCACAAGAAGCAAACCGGTCCTTGCGACGGCGTCGGTTTACTCGGTATCGCATGGGCTTTCGGTGGTATGATCTTCGTCCTCGTTTACTGCACCGCCGGTATCTCTG gtgGTCACATCAACCCAGCTGTGACTTTCGGTCTGTTCTTGGCGCGTAAGGTCTCTCTTGTGAGAGCTGTTGGGTACATGATAGCTCAGTGTCTTGGAGCCATTTGTGGTGTGGGTTTCGTGAAAGCTTTCATGAAGACTCCTTACAACACTCTCGGAGGCGGAGCTAACACCGTAGCCCCTGGTTACAGCAAGGGAACTGCTCTCGGAGCTGAGATCATTGGAACTTTCGTCCTCGTTTACACCGTCTTCTCCGCTACTGACCCTAAGAGAAGCGCTCGTGACTCTCACATCCCC GTTTTGGCTCCACTTCCAATTGGATTCGCTGTGTTCATGGTGCATTTGGCTACTATCCCCATTACCGGAACTGGAATTAACCCAGCGAGAAGCTTTGGTGCTGCTGTTATCTACAACAACGAGAAGGCGTGGGATGACCAT TGGATCTTCTGGGTTGGTCCGTTCGTGGGAGCATTAGCAGCAGCAGCTTACCATCAATACATCTTGAGAGCTGCAGCAGTTAAGGCATTGGCTTCATTCCGAAGCAGCGCAACAAACTGA